The Lactuca sativa cultivar Salinas chromosome 2, Lsat_Salinas_v11, whole genome shotgun sequence genome includes a window with the following:
- the LOC111885275 gene encoding filament-like plant protein 7 produces MDHKSWPWKKTSTEKTMIPADRVNVGSEDETKLNYTVEPQTNLKLQDENLSAVKGWEKAESEVLALKQELEKATQQREALNECMLQLRFVREEQEKKIHDDLMKTSNEHEKKIAELNKKVSNLELENSQLIYSLSSKEKLINELHSVRAQLDYDLSAVVGQLESTQRENASLSYEVRVLEKELEIRNEEREFNRRTSDVAHKQYLGSVKKIAQLETEAQRLRSLLQKRLPGPADVAKMQNEVDLTRRKSNPFPIASKITFLTEQLCSFEEENRLLKEFLNQKSKSQTVIPATSSDMGSDEKVSMVGSWAPSCNTVNASDIGLMDDFVEMEKLALEDMKKNETLEFNNSGVNKSIQRLIEIIEGVKLCKKDDILSSSSSSSSSSYTVHIFQWKLSEIRDILEGFLKNCNELLNGKVGMEEFCKELTFALEWIVNHCFSLQDVSSMKDEIKKHFESEVEGGPTTGQTDKFDFSKDQLPGWPMAASWNVMVGGVDKHPIKTIEECSENHQENNTIPNEERITGNDIEKRDLEKEKDEKALPSEKEIMEASEKLAECQETILNLGKQLKALSASPEEETCEITVSPLPSPKRNSNQRISLLDKMITEDATGALRSQKSKGLDSNLSVNNKSVMSPRMFVSVDGVKDEKDEEALVNFLSIVTNKKKSGGGILRRLFGRKKSFSSK; encoded by the exons ATGGACCACAAATCATGGCCTTGGAAGAAAACATCTACAGAGAAAACAATGATTCCAGCTGACAGAGTAAACGTAGGGAGTGAAGATGAG ACAAAATTAAATTATACAGTGGAACCACAGACAAATTTGAAGCTTCAAGATGAAAATCTTTCAGCTGTTAAAG GATGGGAGAAAGCTGAATCAGAAGTTTTAGCACTAAAACAAGAACTAGAGAAAGCTACGCAACAAAGAGAAGCATTAAATGAGTGTATGCTTCAGCTTCGTTTTGTTCGTGAAGAACAGGAAAAAAAGATACATGATGATTTAATGAAAACATCAAATGAACATGAAAAAAAGATAgctgaattaaataaaaaagtttCCAATCTAGAATTGGAAAACAGTCAATTAATTTACTCTCTTTCATCAAAGGAAAAGCTAATTAATGAACTGCACTCTGTTAGAGCTCAATTAGATTATGATTTAAGTGCTGTTGTTGGTCAACTGGAGTCAACTCAGAGAGAAAATGCTTCTTTAAGTTATGAAGTCCGAGTTTTAGAAAAAGAACTTGAGATCAGAAACGAAGAGAGAGAATTTAACCGAAGAACATCTGACGTGGCACATAAGCAATACCTAGGAAGTGTCAAAAAGATCGCACAGTTGGAAACCGAAGCACAAAGACTCCGCTCACTTCTCCAAAAACGCTTACCTGGACCTGCTGATGTGGCAAAGATGCAGAACGAAGTTGACCTTACAAGAAGAAAGTCAAACCCTTTTCCTATAGCATCAAAGATCACGTTCTTGACTGAACAGTTGTGTTCGTTTGAAGAAGAGAACAGACTCCTTAAGGAGTTTCTCAaccaaaagtcaaaaagtcaaacggTCATACCTGCCACGTCATCTGACATGGGTAGTGATGAAAAAGTCAGCATGGTTGGATCGTGGGCCCCATCTTGTAACACCGTTAATGCTTCTGATATCGGTTTGATGGATGATTTTGTCGAGATGGAAAAATTGGCACTTGAAGATATGAAAAAAAACGAAACCCTAGAATTTAACAATTCTGGTGTGAATAAATCGATCCAGAGACTTATTGAGATTATTGAAGGTGTTAAATTGTGTAAAAAAGATGAtattttatcatcatcatcatcatcatcatcgtcatcatacACTGTTCATATATTTCAATGGAAATTATCCGAGATTCGCGATATTTTGGAGGGATTTTTAAAAAACTGTAACGAGTTGTTAAATGGGAAAGTGGGAATGGAGGAGTTTTGTAAAGAGTTGACTTTTGCTCTTGAGTGGATAGTCAACCATTGTTTTTCACTTCAAGATGTTTCGAGTATGAAAGATGAAATCAAGAAGCATTTTGAGAGTGAGGTGGAAGGTGGGCCCACAACCGGTCAAACGGATAAGTTTGACTTTTCGAAAGACCAGTTGCCAGGGTGGCCAATGGCGGCTTCTTGGAATGTAATGGTGGGTGGTGTTGATAAGCATCCTATTAAGACCATTGAAGAATGCAGTGAGAATCATCAAGAAAATAATACAATCCCAAATGAAGAAAG GATAACAGGAAACGACATAGAAAAACGTGatttggaaaaggaaaaggaCGAAAAAGCCCTTCCAAGT GAGAAGGAAATAATGGAAGCTTCTGAGAAGTTGGCTGAATGTCAAGAAACGATACTAAACCTTGGGAAGCAGTTAAAGGCATTAAGTGCTTCACCTGAAGAAGAGACGTGTGAAATTACGGTATCGCCCTTGCCTTCGCCAAAACGAAACAGTAACCAGCGGATCTCTCTGCTTGATAAAATGATTACGGAGGATGCAACGGGAGCTTTGAGGAGTCAAAAGAGCAAAGGGTTGGATAGTAATTTGAGTGTGAACAACAAGAGTGTGATGTCTCCGAGGATGTTTGTGAGTGTTGATGGAGTGAAAGAtgagaaggatgaagaagctttggtGAACTTTTTGTCGATTGTGACAAACAAGAAGAAAAGTGGTGGTGGGATTTTGAGGAGATTGTTTGGGAGGAAAAAAAGCTTTAGTAGTAAGTAG
- the LOC111885286 gene encoding 1-acyl-sn-glycerol-3-phosphate acyltransferase BAT2, chloroplastic, giving the protein MVFTSSYTKMGLFCSPYKDLVRKHPRHNGIQNCVIFNTQKYPSTSQSFFHPQKRLIGMYNQKYKWHIQDKRLKSIVVRSEIAGTGSPGASYSYQLSEFNFGSKLRGICFYSVTSFIAIFLFMVMLIAHPFVILRDKYQRKFHNFVAKIWASMTIAPFFRLKIQGSENLPPQNSPAIYVSNHQSFLDIYTLLTLGRNFKFVSKTAIFLFPVVGWAMYLMGTIPLNRMDRKSQLQTLKRCMELVKNGGSVFFFPEGTRSKNGSLGTFKKGAFSIAAKTGVPVVPITLMGTGKIMPSGMEGTVNMGMVKVVIHEPVKGDDADLLCTQVRNMISDELIRNC; this is encoded by the exons ATGGTTTTCACATCATCCTATACTAAAATG GGACTTTTTTGCTCTCCATATAAAGATCTGGTCAGAAAGCACCCTAGACATA ATGGTATTCAGAACTGTGTGATCTTTAATACACAAAAATACCCCTCCACATCTCAATCCTTTTTTCACCCACAAAAAAGATTAATTGGCATGTATAATCAAAAATATAAATGGCATATCCAGGATAAAAGATTGAAATCAATAGTTGTTAGATCTGAAATTGCTGGAACTGGTTCACCTGGAGCTTCATATTCATATCAATTGTCAG AATTCAATTTTGGCTCAAAACTCAGAGGAATATGCTTTTACAGTGTTACATCTTTCATTGCCATATTTCTGTTTATGGTCATGTTAATAGCACATCCATTTGTGATCTTAAGGGATAAATACCAAAGAAAGTTTCATAATTTTGTTGCTAAAATCTGGGCTTCGATGACAATCGCTCCATTTTTTAGACTAAAAATTCAAGGGTCCGAGAATCTACCCCCACAAAACTCTCCAGCTATTTACGTGTCTAACCACCAAAGTTTTTTGGACATATATACCCTTCTGACTCTAGGAAGAAACTTCAAATTCGTTAGCAAGACTGCAATTTTCCTCTTCCCTGTTGTTGGGTGGGCCATGTACTTGATGGGAACTATTCCTCTTAATCGTATGGACAGAAAAAGTCAACTG CAAACACTAAAAAGATGCATGGAACTTGTGAAAAATGGTGGATCTGTTTTCTTTTTTCCAGAGGGGACAAGAAGTAAGAATGGAAGTTTAGGCACATTCAAG AAAGGTGCATTTAGTATTGCTGCAAAAACAGGAGTACCAGTGGTTCCAATTACTCTAATGGGAACAGGTAAAATCATGCCTTCAGGGATGGAGGGAACAGTAAATATGGGAATGGTAAAAGTTGTGATTCATGAGCCTGTTAAAGGAGATGATGCTGATTTACTATGCACTCAGGTCAGAAACATGATTTCAGATGAGCTTATTCGCAATTGTTGA